One region of Vibrio cidicii genomic DNA includes:
- the lldD gene encoding FMN-dependent L-lactate dehydrogenase LldD, with the protein MIISASTDYRAAAKAKLPPFLFHYIDGGSYDERTLKRNTDDLGDVALRQRVLRDMADLSLETEIFGEKLAMPIALAPVGLTGMYARRGEVQAAKAAEKKGIPFTMSTVSVCPIEEVAPAIQRPMWFQLYVLKDRGFMKNVLERAKAAGVTTLVFTVDMPVPGARYRDMHSGMSGPNAAMRRVFQSMLHPSWALDVGLLGKPHDLGNISTYRGTPTKLEDYIGWLGANFDPSISWQDLEWIRDFWDGPMVIKGILDEEDAKDAVRFGADGIVVSNHGGRQLDGVLSTAKALPGIADAVKGDLKIFVDSGIRTGLDVVRMLALGADCTLLGRSFVYALAAQGGAGVEYLLDLYAKEMRVAMTLTGAKTIGDLSRDSLVKMP; encoded by the coding sequence ATGATTATTTCCGCTTCTACCGATTACCGCGCTGCGGCAAAAGCCAAATTGCCTCCGTTTCTTTTTCATTACATTGATGGCGGCTCTTATGACGAGCGCACGCTCAAACGCAACACCGATGACCTCGGCGACGTCGCGCTGCGCCAACGGGTGCTGCGTGACATGGCTGATCTCAGCTTAGAAACAGAAATTTTTGGTGAAAAATTGGCGATGCCTATCGCACTTGCCCCTGTCGGTTTAACCGGCATGTACGCGCGTCGCGGCGAAGTGCAAGCGGCGAAAGCGGCAGAGAAGAAAGGCATTCCGTTTACCATGTCGACCGTTTCCGTCTGCCCGATTGAAGAGGTCGCCCCCGCCATTCAGCGCCCCATGTGGTTTCAGCTTTACGTGCTCAAAGATCGCGGCTTTATGAAAAACGTGCTTGAGCGCGCCAAAGCCGCTGGCGTCACCACGCTGGTGTTCACGGTTGATATGCCGGTACCGGGCGCGCGTTACCGCGACATGCACTCTGGCATGAGCGGCCCAAATGCGGCGATGCGTCGCGTGTTTCAATCTATGCTGCATCCAAGCTGGGCGCTGGACGTCGGCCTGCTGGGCAAACCGCACGATCTGGGCAATATTTCCACCTATCGCGGCACGCCAACTAAGTTGGAAGATTACATCGGCTGGCTGGGGGCAAACTTCGATCCTTCAATCTCGTGGCAAGATCTCGAGTGGATCCGCGACTTCTGGGACGGGCCGATGGTGATTAAAGGCATCTTAGATGAAGAAGACGCTAAAGACGCGGTTCGCTTTGGCGCTGACGGCATTGTGGTCTCGAACCACGGGGGCCGCCAGCTGGACGGTGTCTTATCGACCGCCAAAGCACTACCGGGGATTGCCGATGCCGTCAAAGGCGACCTGAAAATCTTCGTCGATTCGGGCATCCGTACTGGCCTAGATGTGGTGCGTATGCTGGCGCTTGGCGCCGATTGCACGTTGCTTGGTCGCTCGTTTGTTTACGCACTGGCGGCGCAAGGTGGCGCTGGAGTAGAGTACTTGCTGGATCTCTATGCTAAGGAGATGCGCGTTGCGATGACGCTCACAGGGGCGAAAACCATTGGCGATCTTTCGCGCGATTCTCTGGTAAAAATGCCTTGA